From the Chloroflexus aurantiacus J-10-fl genome, one window contains:
- a CDS encoding ABC transporter permease: MSLRRILALLYREAVQGPKNFIFIFTIVVPLGLSLALGLIFGTFFSGKPRLGIFDNGSSQITQFAEAMPGLIVQRYTSEAELRTATARGAVDVGIVLQDGFDQRLLSGQRGSLTVYVWGESLLRDRVLIGTALADWLRALAGHESPVVITTSVLGANSDLTWQQRLLPLLVLMTVVFGALMLPASSLVSEKQRRTLTALLVTPVTRAEIYVAKGMLGVALSTVIALLVLALNGAWSDQIGLVLLVLLLGAILSAEFGVLLGVLVKDINSLFATVKALGLLLYAPALIALFPVIPQWIAQIFPTYYMVDPVIAIVQRGATLNDIAPHLAVLVAMIVALAAGLRVVRER; encoded by the coding sequence ATGAGTCTGCGCCGCATTCTGGCTCTCCTCTACCGCGAAGCGGTCCAGGGGCCAAAGAACTTTATCTTCATTTTCACGATTGTGGTTCCGTTGGGCTTAAGTCTCGCCCTCGGCCTGATCTTTGGCACCTTCTTCAGCGGCAAACCGCGGCTGGGCATCTTCGACAACGGCTCGTCGCAGATCACGCAATTTGCCGAGGCCATGCCCGGATTGATTGTTCAGCGCTATACGAGCGAGGCTGAACTGCGGACAGCGACTGCCAGAGGTGCGGTGGATGTTGGTATTGTGTTGCAGGACGGATTTGATCAACGTCTCCTTAGCGGCCAACGGGGCAGCCTGACCGTCTACGTGTGGGGCGAGAGTTTGTTACGCGACCGAGTCTTGATCGGTACCGCACTTGCCGACTGGCTACGTGCGCTGGCCGGTCACGAGTCGCCGGTGGTCATCACCACCTCCGTCCTGGGCGCTAACAGTGATCTGACCTGGCAGCAGCGTTTGCTACCGCTACTCGTGCTGATGACAGTCGTGTTTGGCGCGTTAATGTTGCCGGCCTCCTCATTGGTGAGCGAAAAACAACGTCGCACACTGACTGCCTTGCTGGTAACACCGGTGACCCGCGCTGAAATCTATGTTGCCAAGGGTATGCTGGGAGTTGCCCTGAGTACGGTGATAGCGTTGCTAGTACTGGCGCTGAATGGTGCCTGGAGTGATCAGATTGGCCTGGTGTTACTGGTGCTCTTGCTGGGGGCAATCTTATCGGCAGAGTTTGGGGTGCTGTTAGGCGTGTTGGTGAAAGATATCAACTCGCTCTTTGCCACCGTGAAAGCGCTGGGTCTACTGCTCTACGCTCCGGCGTTGATCGCACTCTTTCCGGTAATTCCGCAGTGGATCGCCCAAATCTTCCCGACGTACTACATGGTCGATCCGGTGATTGCGATTGTCCAGCGCGGTGCCACCCTGAACGATATTGCTCCGCATCTGGCAGTACTGGTGGCCATGATTGTGGCGCTGGCGGCAGGTTTACGGGTGGTTCGGGAACGATAA
- a CDS encoding F0F1 ATP synthase subunit epsilon — protein MPIHLEIVTAERVILSDDVDMISAPTKDGRVGILPRHAPLMTILEPGELDIIKNGERTPFAVSGGFMEVLPHRVTILADTVERADEIDEARAEQARAEAEARRREAQSERDMALAEAKLRKEMVRLRVAQLHKIKRRQS, from the coding sequence ATGCCCATCCATCTGGAGATTGTCACCGCCGAGCGCGTTATCCTCTCGGATGACGTTGATATGATTAGTGCACCAACGAAAGATGGCCGCGTTGGTATTCTGCCGCGCCACGCTCCGCTCATGACGATTCTCGAACCAGGCGAGCTAGACATTATTAAGAATGGCGAGCGCACACCGTTTGCTGTATCCGGCGGCTTTATGGAGGTACTTCCCCATCGGGTTACCATCCTGGCCGATACGGTCGAGCGGGCCGACGAGATTGATGAAGCACGAGCTGAACAGGCGCGGGCAGAAGCTGAAGCCCGCCGGCGCGAAGCTCAGAGCGAACGCGATATGGCGCTGGCCGAAGCCAAGTTGCGCAAAGAGATGGTGCGCCTGCGGGTTGCGCAGCTCCATAAAATCAAGCGGCGACAGTCGTAG
- a CDS encoding MFS transporter, whose protein sequence is MTTLAASTDNRREQVGWYFYDWANSAFSTTVVTVFLGPYLTSITRNAADANGFVYPFGIPVAAGSFFPYMVSLSVLLQVFFLPILGAIADYSNARKQMLAIFAYVGAFATMGLYFLEGTNYLLGGILFLIANLTFGASIVFYNAFLPDIASPDRRDAVSSQGWALGYLGGGLLLAANLVFFLNAGSFGVESGMAVRISLVSAGMWWAIFTLIPMWTLRNRGAVRRLPPGENYLTVGFRQLAHTFRQMRGYPQTLLFLAAYLLYNDGIQAVIALAAQFGAEELGIGESTRIATILMVQFVAFFGALIFGALATRLGSKRVLLGSLVIWTLVVSYAYIMPANNDVQFFALGAAIALVLGGSQAISRSLFSLMIPDGQEAEYFSLYEVGERGTSWLAPLLFGVAYQMTGSYRIAIVSLIIFFISGFILLLFVNVRRAAAEAGNQAPAHV, encoded by the coding sequence ATGACCACGCTTGCTGCCTCGACCGATAATCGTCGCGAACAGGTTGGCTGGTATTTTTACGACTGGGCCAATTCGGCATTTTCGACCACAGTAGTGACCGTTTTCTTAGGGCCATACCTCACCTCAATTACCCGTAATGCGGCTGATGCGAATGGATTTGTCTATCCGTTTGGGATACCGGTGGCAGCCGGTTCTTTTTTTCCTTACATGGTTTCGCTCTCGGTCTTGTTACAGGTCTTCTTTTTACCCATCCTTGGTGCCATTGCCGATTACTCCAACGCTCGCAAGCAAATGCTGGCGATCTTTGCGTATGTAGGGGCATTTGCCACTATGGGCCTCTACTTTCTTGAAGGCACCAACTATCTGCTGGGTGGAATCCTGTTCCTGATCGCCAACCTCACCTTTGGCGCCTCGATAGTCTTTTACAACGCTTTCTTGCCGGATATTGCCAGTCCTGATCGGCGAGACGCCGTTTCTTCACAGGGATGGGCGCTTGGATATCTGGGCGGCGGCTTATTACTGGCGGCCAACCTGGTCTTCTTTTTAAATGCCGGCTCGTTCGGGGTTGAGAGTGGGATGGCGGTGCGAATCAGCCTGGTGTCCGCCGGCATGTGGTGGGCCATTTTTACGCTCATTCCAATGTGGACGCTACGGAACCGTGGTGCAGTTCGGCGCTTACCGCCTGGCGAGAACTATTTGACGGTCGGCTTCCGTCAGTTAGCCCACACATTTCGGCAGATGCGCGGTTATCCACAAACCCTGCTCTTCCTGGCGGCGTATCTACTCTACAACGACGGTATTCAGGCGGTCATTGCGCTGGCTGCGCAATTCGGGGCCGAAGAGCTTGGCATCGGCGAGTCAACCCGGATTGCCACTATCTTGATGGTACAGTTCGTCGCTTTCTTCGGCGCCCTGATCTTCGGTGCTCTGGCAACACGGTTGGGTTCAAAACGAGTGTTGCTGGGTAGTCTGGTCATTTGGACACTGGTCGTCAGTTATGCCTACATTATGCCGGCCAACAACGATGTGCAATTCTTTGCACTCGGTGCGGCAATTGCCCTGGTGTTGGGGGGGAGTCAGGCAATCAGTAGGTCGCTGTTTTCGCTCATGATCCCTGATGGTCAGGAGGCAGAGTACTTTAGCCTGTACGAAGTGGGTGAGCGCGGCACGAGCTGGCTGGCGCCACTCTTGTTCGGGGTTGCCTACCAGATGACCGGTAGCTACCGGATCGCCATTGTCTCACTGATTATCTTTTTCATCAGTGGGTTTATCCTGCTCTTGTTCGTGAATGTACGGCGGGCGGCTGCCGAAGCCGGTAATCAGGCACCGGCGCATGTGTAG
- a CDS encoding ATP-binding protein, protein MTHEPEDITTGYLSVLSAASRLLQEELPLVQRIHRLFGLLRLAIRYRDARLTCWLQSARPGAHRQQIFSPESWAYPWDDTLTRSVALGGKTVIKTIALGSAGQPDKNLPVIPAGYLGAPIFWGGRLWGVLELRNDDLRRFTGRISELIEALKPLLAAAIAQEGARLPQLPTPRFAGETPIGLTLTPSLRQKMIALNEQLDRTIDLHELTGVILRRALEGSGAEAGAVALVDYDKRELVLHLYEGYEAERSRRALPALPRQRWSWEIGLAGQAVQMRRPLLVRDAGREPGLPNAMPFLAELAAPIIVDDRVLAVLILHSRRSTTFTEEVLAFITTLCERAAHPLARAMSYQAAYETSYHLGQVFSSLPIGLALLDLNGRVIRANPAWNQVWRLDAQPQRPSFYVGIDLVEHLLARLNDPFRLSEFCDLGQRTPDQTFETSLQLRNPYQELHVLSVPTRDSQQQLTGRLWVVSDRTRERESDRLKDEFIGIVSHELRTPLTSILGYTEILLNRQDLDYESQREFLQTVSNEAERLFKMVKDLLDVSRLEAGVVKLNRWAVGLWQVIEELTLQLHTQLIHHKLLIDARTPLPPVFADRDKVKQIIFNLLSNAIKYSPEGSEIQLTVRRANADDLPATHPPGQWMLIVVRDEGIGIKPEDQARLFERFQRVDNSNTRQKSGVGLGLYISRLLVELHGGRIWVKSVEGSGSSFSFTLPIWTAPANEQGQEP, encoded by the coding sequence ATGACACACGAACCAGAAGACATCACAACCGGCTACTTGAGTGTACTGAGTGCGGCTTCCCGTTTATTGCAGGAGGAATTGCCGCTGGTACAACGTATCCATCGGCTCTTCGGGCTTTTGCGTCTCGCAATCCGCTACCGGGATGCACGCCTGACCTGCTGGTTACAATCCGCACGACCCGGTGCGCATCGCCAGCAGATTTTTTCGCCGGAGTCGTGGGCTTATCCGTGGGACGATACCCTGACTCGTTCGGTAGCACTTGGCGGGAAGACGGTTATCAAGACGATTGCGCTCGGTAGTGCCGGTCAGCCAGATAAAAACTTGCCCGTGATCCCTGCCGGTTATCTGGGAGCACCGATCTTTTGGGGCGGCAGATTGTGGGGGGTTCTCGAACTACGCAACGACGATCTACGACGATTTACCGGCAGAATCAGCGAGCTTATCGAGGCACTGAAGCCGCTGCTGGCGGCTGCTATTGCCCAAGAGGGTGCCCGGCTCCCCCAGTTACCGACACCACGCTTTGCCGGTGAAACACCGATTGGCCTGACGCTCACCCCTTCACTACGCCAAAAGATGATCGCTCTTAATGAACAGCTCGACCGTACTATTGACCTGCACGAGCTGACCGGAGTCATCTTGCGTCGGGCATTAGAGGGGAGCGGTGCTGAAGCAGGAGCAGTTGCACTGGTCGATTATGACAAACGTGAACTGGTGCTGCACCTGTACGAAGGGTACGAAGCCGAGCGTTCCAGACGCGCACTGCCCGCTCTACCGCGGCAGCGTTGGAGTTGGGAGATAGGCCTGGCCGGTCAGGCAGTTCAGATGCGACGACCTTTGCTGGTTCGTGATGCAGGACGCGAGCCGGGATTGCCGAACGCGATGCCATTTCTGGCCGAGCTGGCAGCCCCGATTATCGTCGATGATCGGGTATTGGCAGTGCTCATCCTGCATAGTCGTCGGTCGACAACCTTTACCGAAGAGGTGCTGGCGTTCATTACCACCCTCTGCGAGCGCGCTGCCCACCCGCTGGCCCGTGCGATGTCTTATCAGGCCGCTTACGAAACATCGTACCATCTCGGTCAGGTCTTCAGCAGTCTACCGATAGGGCTGGCGCTCCTCGATTTGAATGGACGAGTTATTCGGGCCAATCCGGCCTGGAATCAGGTCTGGCGCTTAGATGCGCAGCCACAACGGCCGTCGTTCTACGTCGGGATTGATCTGGTTGAGCATTTGCTGGCGCGGCTCAACGATCCATTCCGGCTCAGCGAATTTTGTGATCTCGGTCAGCGCACCCCTGATCAGACGTTTGAAACGAGCCTCCAGCTCCGCAACCCATACCAGGAATTACACGTGCTCTCAGTACCAACCCGCGATAGTCAGCAACAGCTTACCGGACGATTGTGGGTGGTCAGTGATCGTACACGCGAGCGCGAGTCTGACCGGCTCAAAGATGAGTTTATCGGCATTGTGTCGCACGAACTGCGCACACCACTGACCTCAATTCTCGGTTATACCGAGATTCTGCTGAACCGGCAAGACCTCGACTACGAGAGCCAGCGCGAGTTTTTGCAGACGGTCTCTAATGAGGCAGAGCGATTGTTTAAGATGGTCAAAGATTTGCTGGATGTGTCACGGCTGGAGGCCGGTGTCGTAAAGCTGAACCGCTGGGCAGTTGGTCTGTGGCAGGTGATTGAAGAGCTGACCCTCCAGTTGCATACTCAATTGATCCATCACAAACTCTTGATCGATGCCCGAACGCCGTTACCACCGGTCTTTGCCGACCGTGACAAGGTCAAACAGATTATCTTCAATCTGCTGAGCAACGCCATCAAGTATAGCCCGGAAGGAAGTGAAATTCAGCTCACCGTGCGCAGAGCCAACGCAGACGACTTGCCGGCGACGCATCCGCCCGGTCAGTGGATGTTAATTGTGGTGCGCGATGAAGGAATCGGTATCAAACCTGAAGATCAGGCCCGGTTGTTTGAGCGGTTTCAGCGCGTTGATAACAGCAATACCCGCCAGAAGAGTGGGGTTGGTTTGGGATTGTATATCTCTCGTTTGCTGGTCGAACTCCACGGTGGTCGAATCTGGGTGAAGAGTGTTGAGGGGAGTGGCAGCAGCTTCTCGTTCACGCTGCCAATCTGGACAGCACCAGCCAATGAACAGGGTCAGGAACCATGA
- a CDS encoding VOC family protein — translation MFTAIDHIGLVVADLDAAIDFYRTAYDVTEWERIELPERHALIGVARFGDVLIELIAPTSDQASFARFLREKGPGMHHIAYRVDDIYAALATLQARGLPLIDREPRPGIHDTLVAFVHPKAGGQGVLVELVQHRSPHHR, via the coding sequence ATGTTTACGGCAATCGATCATATCGGGTTGGTGGTAGCCGATCTCGACGCTGCCATCGATTTTTATCGCACTGCATACGATGTGACCGAATGGGAGCGGATTGAACTCCCTGAACGCCATGCGCTGATCGGTGTTGCTCGTTTTGGTGATGTCTTGATCGAATTAATTGCCCCAACCAGCGATCAGGCCAGCTTTGCCCGCTTCCTGCGCGAAAAAGGGCCGGGTATGCATCATATTGCCTATCGGGTTGATGATATTTATGCGGCGTTAGCTACATTGCAGGCGCGTGGTTTACCATTGATTGACCGTGAACCTCGCCCTGGTATCCACGACACACTGGTTGCGTTTGTCCATCCGAAAGCCGGCGGACAGGGTGTATTGGTTGAGCTAGTGCAACATCGTTCCCCACATCACAGGTAA
- a CDS encoding DinB family protein: MTWNDEEHRRLLVSTSIGYTAYTAWARQARRERLFNIARLLDASAAVKRVRAEQSLRRLGEVAKTTTNIERALAGLEPEAVVTGPVTGTSAFQRELLERAARALAAGRDLIYTELGDLFVCSMCGQLMEGDPLPFCSICGTVREGFLDFRIVDCMGTLGPSTIVRRLEQGLRTVQDLVVDLTEEQLSTPVNGFPACKDLIGHLTDMDIVFRERAWMILETNQPRLPSAHPPTLQHAVKYRTVPIADLLEQYTSSRQQTLNLLRGLTQAAWQRIGYHAIFGPVPLLHQGNWVVTHEQGHLIELAQMRHNLLHGGNQMIEIAQEVLHP; the protein is encoded by the coding sequence ATGACATGGAATGACGAAGAACATCGTCGCTTGCTGGTAAGCACGAGTATCGGGTATACGGCGTACACTGCCTGGGCACGGCAGGCTCGCCGTGAACGACTGTTTAACATCGCCCGTTTGCTTGATGCGTCGGCAGCGGTTAAACGGGTTCGTGCCGAGCAGTCGTTGCGGCGTCTGGGTGAAGTCGCGAAGACGACGACCAACATTGAGCGGGCACTTGCCGGTCTCGAACCAGAAGCCGTTGTCACCGGCCCTGTCACCGGTACCAGCGCATTTCAACGCGAGTTACTGGAGCGTGCAGCACGAGCACTGGCCGCGGGACGCGATCTGATCTACACCGAGTTAGGTGATCTCTTTGTATGCAGTATGTGTGGTCAGTTGATGGAAGGTGATCCACTTCCATTCTGCTCCATCTGTGGCACGGTGCGTGAGGGGTTTCTGGATTTTCGGATTGTCGATTGTATGGGGACATTAGGCCCCTCTACAATTGTACGTCGCCTCGAACAGGGCCTCCGCACTGTGCAGGATCTGGTTGTCGATCTGACTGAAGAGCAGCTTTCAACCCCGGTGAATGGCTTTCCTGCCTGTAAAGACCTGATCGGCCATCTGACCGACATGGACATCGTCTTTCGCGAGCGGGCATGGATGATTCTTGAGACGAACCAGCCCAGGCTGCCCTCAGCCCATCCGCCAACCTTGCAGCACGCCGTGAAGTATCGCACGGTACCAATTGCTGATCTCCTCGAACAGTACACCTCAAGCCGACAACAGACACTCAACCTGCTTCGCGGTTTGACCCAGGCTGCCTGGCAGCGCATCGGCTACCACGCGATATTCGGCCCGGTCCCCCTGCTGCATCAAGGAAACTGGGTGGTCACACACGAACAGGGGCATCTGATTGAACTGGCGCAAATGCGGCACAATTTGTTGCATGGCGGCAATCAGATGATCGAGATTGCGCAGGAAGTGCTGCATCCATAG
- a CDS encoding rod shape-determining protein — MARKIGIDLGTANVLVYVKGKGIVLSEPSVVALSTRDGRVRAVGAEAMAMLGREPESIEVVRPMRNGVIADYVVTEEMLRHFIGRAAGRFRFSRPEVMICIPAGVTSVEMRAVRYAALEAGAGKAYLIREPLAAAIGANIPIAQPSGNLVIDIGGGTTEVAVISLNDIVVSTSVRVGGNRFDEAIAAYIKRKYNLLIGERTAEAVKIEIGSALPLDKPLVTQVRGRDQVTGLPRTIQVDSNEITEAIQEPLEAIINAVRAVLVETPPELSSDIIDKGMVMTGGGSMLRRINDLLTDVTGVPCYVADQPASCVAIGTGLALENLDVLYDSLSGLDLT; from the coding sequence ATGGCCCGCAAAATCGGGATTGATCTTGGCACTGCCAATGTCTTAGTCTATGTCAAAGGTAAAGGGATCGTTCTCTCGGAACCATCGGTGGTCGCACTGAGCACCCGCGATGGCCGGGTTCGCGCCGTTGGCGCAGAGGCGATGGCGATGTTGGGCCGTGAGCCGGAGAGTATCGAAGTAGTGCGTCCGATGCGCAACGGCGTGATCGCCGATTACGTTGTTACCGAAGAGATGTTACGTCACTTCATTGGCCGCGCCGCAGGGCGCTTCCGCTTTTCACGGCCTGAAGTGATGATCTGTATTCCCGCCGGCGTGACCAGTGTTGAGATGCGAGCAGTACGCTATGCCGCACTCGAAGCAGGTGCCGGCAAGGCCTATCTCATCCGCGAACCACTGGCCGCCGCCATTGGGGCGAACATTCCCATCGCCCAGCCGTCAGGCAACCTGGTGATTGACATCGGCGGTGGCACCACTGAAGTAGCGGTGATTTCATTGAACGATATTGTAGTCAGCACCTCGGTGCGTGTCGGTGGCAACCGGTTCGATGAAGCGATTGCTGCGTATATCAAGCGCAAATACAATCTTTTGATCGGTGAGCGGACTGCCGAAGCGGTTAAAATTGAGATTGGCTCGGCGCTGCCACTTGATAAGCCGCTGGTGACGCAGGTACGTGGCCGTGATCAGGTCACCGGTCTGCCGCGCACAATCCAGGTTGATAGCAACGAGATTACTGAGGCGATTCAGGAACCGTTGGAAGCTATTATCAATGCTGTGCGAGCAGTACTGGTCGAAACCCCACCTGAATTAAGCTCGGACATTATCGATAAGGGCATGGTGATGACCGGCGGTGGATCGATGCTGCGGCGCATTAACGATCTCCTGACCGATGTCACCGGTGTGCCCTGCTATGTCGCCGATCAGCCGGCTTCGTGCGTTGCCATCGGTACCGGGCTGGCGCTGGAAAATCTTGATGTGCTCTACGATAGTCTGAGTGGGTTAGATTTAACGTAA
- the atpD gene encoding F0F1 ATP synthase subunit beta: MPAKGVIQEIIGVVIRAKFPEDEVPEIYNAIEIPLGNGDRLVCEVQQQLGNGVVKAVAMGSTDGLRRGLEVIDTGRPIAVPVGPATLGRVFNVLGDPIDGMGPIGPEVERRPIHRDPPSFEEQNTQAQIFETGIKVIDLIAPFTRGGKTAIFGGAGVGKTVVIQELIANIAKEQSGFSVFAGVGERSREGNDLIHEMKEARIDENTTVFDKTVMVFGQMNEPPGARLRVGLTALTMAEYFRDEGRDILLFIDNIFRFVQAGSEVSSLLGRMPSQVGYQPTLGTEMGELQERITSTKRGSITSMQAVYVPADDYTDPAPATVFSHLDATISLERSIAERAIFPAVDPLASTSRILDPNIVGEEHYRVAQEVKRVLQRYKDLKDIIAILGMEELSDEDKLTVQRARKIELFFSQPFTVAQQFTGRPGKYVPVKKTVESFARLLNGEGDHIPESFFYMQGDFDDVLAAYEASQK; encoded by the coding sequence ATGCCGGCCAAGGGGGTTATTCAAGAGATTATCGGTGTGGTCATCCGGGCCAAATTCCCGGAAGACGAGGTACCGGAAATCTATAATGCAATCGAAATTCCATTAGGGAATGGCGACCGTCTCGTCTGCGAGGTGCAACAGCAGCTCGGCAATGGCGTGGTAAAGGCGGTTGCAATGGGTTCGACCGATGGTCTGCGCCGTGGTCTTGAGGTCATTGATACCGGTCGGCCTATCGCGGTGCCGGTCGGCCCGGCTACACTTGGGCGCGTGTTCAATGTGTTGGGAGACCCAATCGATGGTATGGGACCTATCGGTCCAGAGGTTGAGCGCCGCCCAATTCACCGTGATCCGCCCAGCTTTGAAGAGCAGAATACCCAGGCTCAGATTTTTGAAACCGGGATTAAGGTGATCGACCTGATTGCGCCGTTTACCCGTGGTGGCAAGACCGCCATCTTCGGTGGTGCTGGTGTGGGTAAGACGGTGGTGATCCAGGAGTTGATTGCCAATATCGCTAAAGAGCAGTCGGGGTTCTCAGTCTTCGCCGGCGTAGGTGAGCGATCCCGCGAGGGAAATGACCTCATCCACGAAATGAAGGAAGCCCGGATCGACGAAAACACCACCGTGTTCGACAAGACGGTGATGGTGTTCGGTCAGATGAATGAACCACCAGGTGCTCGCTTGCGGGTCGGTCTGACTGCCCTGACCATGGCCGAGTACTTCCGCGATGAGGGTCGCGATATTCTGCTCTTTATTGACAATATCTTCCGCTTCGTACAGGCCGGTTCAGAGGTTTCATCACTCCTCGGTCGTATGCCGTCCCAGGTAGGTTATCAGCCAACGCTGGGCACCGAAATGGGTGAATTGCAAGAGCGGATTACGTCAACCAAGCGTGGTTCGATCACCTCGATGCAAGCGGTATACGTGCCGGCTGACGACTACACAGACCCGGCACCAGCAACGGTGTTTAGCCACCTTGACGCAACGATCTCGCTCGAACGCAGCATTGCCGAGCGAGCAATCTTCCCGGCGGTCGATCCGTTGGCTTCAACGTCACGGATTCTCGATCCCAACATCGTCGGCGAGGAGCACTACCGGGTGGCCCAAGAGGTGAAGCGTGTTTTGCAGCGCTACAAAGACCTCAAGGATATCATTGCCATTCTCGGTATGGAAGAGCTGAGTGACGAAGACAAGCTGACGGTGCAGCGCGCCCGCAAGATCGAGCTGTTCTTCTCGCAACCGTTTACGGTGGCCCAGCAGTTTACCGGTCGCCCCGGTAAGTATGTGCCGGTGAAGAAGACGGTCGAGAGTTTTGCCCGTCTCCTGAATGGTGAAGGCGATCACATTCCTGAGTCGTTCTTCTACATGCAGGGCGATTTCGATGACGTACTGGCCGCTTACGAGGCCAGCCAGAAGTAG
- a CDS encoding F0F1 ATP synthase subunit gamma has translation MPSSREIKRRIRSVKNVAQITRAMEMVSASKMRRAQRNVLATRPYADRMREVMANLTARVVGAARRGTLLEKRETVKSVALLVVTPDRGLCGSLVANVLRRAGRFITEQRAMGRTVDVYTFGRKGRDFFLRTGFAPAGEATRLGDAPKLEAILGVAISAINGFQSGKYDELYIIYSEFINTLVQRPAIKQLLPVESPDISTTTNVDYTYEPGEEEVLNSILPRYVETQIYQAVLESIASEHSARMVAMRNATNNAKDLVRDLTLSFNKARQAAITKEVSEIASGAAALTS, from the coding sequence ATGCCGAGTAGTCGCGAGATTAAGCGCCGCATCCGCTCTGTGAAGAATGTTGCTCAGATTACGCGAGCGATGGAGATGGTGTCAGCATCGAAGATGCGGCGCGCCCAACGGAATGTGTTAGCTACCCGGCCATATGCCGACCGGATGCGGGAGGTTATGGCCAATCTTACTGCTCGAGTCGTGGGAGCGGCACGTCGCGGTACGTTGCTTGAAAAGCGCGAGACGGTGAAAAGTGTTGCACTGCTAGTTGTAACGCCTGATCGAGGGCTTTGCGGGAGCCTGGTGGCGAATGTGCTACGTCGCGCCGGTCGCTTTATCACCGAGCAACGCGCTATGGGACGCACCGTTGATGTGTATACGTTCGGTCGTAAGGGGCGCGATTTCTTCTTACGAACCGGTTTTGCCCCGGCAGGTGAAGCAACCCGTCTCGGCGATGCACCAAAGCTCGAAGCAATCCTGGGTGTCGCAATTAGCGCCATTAATGGGTTTCAGTCGGGCAAGTATGATGAACTCTACATTATTTATAGTGAGTTCATCAATACGTTGGTGCAACGTCCGGCTATCAAGCAATTGTTACCGGTAGAGAGTCCTGACATCTCGACCACGACGAATGTTGATTATACCTACGAGCCGGGAGAAGAAGAAGTTCTCAATAGCATTCTGCCGCGTTATGTCGAAACCCAGATTTATCAGGCAGTTCTTGAAAGCATCGCCAGTGAACACAGTGCACGAATGGTTGCGATGCGTAATGCAACGAACAACGCCAAAGATCTGGTCCGCGATTTGACCCTGTCGTTTAACAAAGCGCGGCAGGCCGCCATTACTAAAGAGGTCAGCGAAATCGCTTCGGGCGCCGCTGCTCTCACCAGTTAA